ATTTGCAATATAATTTAATTTAAAACTATATCTCAACAATAATGATAAAGATAAAATTTGAGCTATTGGATTAGCCATATTTTTTCCTGTTAATTCCGGAGCACTTCCTCCACTAGGTTCATATAATCCAAAATTATTATTATTAATACTTGCTGAAGGCAACATTCCTATAGATCCGGAAATCATAGCACAACTATCAGAAATAATATCTCCAAATAAATTAGAACATAAAATTACATCAAATTGTTTTGGGTTGTTAATTATTTGCATAACAGCATTATCTATATATAAATGATTTAATTGAACTTTGGGATATTTTTTTGATATAGCATTAACTGTATTTTTCCATAATAATGAACTATTTAATACATTTGATTTATCAATTGAAGTAACTTTTTTATTTCTTTTTAATGCTAATTCAAAAGCAATAATAGAAATTCTTTCAATTTCTTTTTGATAATATATTTTTGTATCATAAGCATATTTATTAATTACATTAAATTTTTTTTTTTTAGGTTTTCCATAATATAAACCACCTGTTAATTCTCTTACACAAATAATATCAAATCCATTTTTTATGATATTATTTTTTAATGGAGATAAATTTTCTAATCCTTTATATAATATAGCAGGTCTTATATTAGCAAATAAATTAAA
The DNA window shown above is from Buchnera aphidicola (Greenidea ficicola) and carries:
- the leuB gene encoding 3-isopropylmalate dehydrogenase, whose protein sequence is MKKIKIAVLPGDGIGPEVMKETYKIIEVINNKFKINIETNEYDVGGIAIDNYGTPLPKNTLKGCENSDSILFGSVGGEKWKNLPFKQQPETGSLLKLRKYFNLFANIRPAILYKGLENLSPLKNNIIKNGFDIICVRELTGGLYYGKPKKKKFNVINKYAYDTKIYYQKEIERISIIAFELALKRNKKVTSIDKSNVLNSSLLWKNTVNAISKKYPKVQLNHLYIDNAVMQIINNPKQFDVILCSNLFGDIISDSCAMISGSIGMLPSASINNNNFGLYEPSGGSAPELTGKNMANPIAQILSLSLLLRYSFKLNYIANNIEKAIKKTLYQGYRTFDLIKNSNNYIYTNQIGDIIANFLYKGENNE